DNA sequence from the Novipirellula aureliae genome:
TGTTCTGCGAGACGTCGACATAGGCGTACAATTCGCTGTGGTCAAACGTTTGCCGATGCCGTTGAGCGTTCAAGTTCCAATCGTCCCACATCTCCGTGACCATGACTTGTTTCCCATCGGATGCAGCGCGGCGATGCAGGAATTCGGCCCAGTAACGCGACCATGCCGGGTCACCATTGGTCTCATTGTCGATGCAATACAAGACGTGATCATAAGAAAGCGAGTGATCAAGCATTTTGCTGACGAATGCTGTTTGAAACGCCAGCACGGTCTCGTTGTTTCGTTGCTTTGGCGTCGTGAAAAAGAACGGCTGTCGATTGCTGCCCGGGTGATCGGGATAACGCTTTTCGAAGCCGCTTTCGGCAGACGTATAGTTGACGTTGTTCAAAGGGTTGTAGGGATGGTCGTGCCAATGAGTTGAACCACGCGAATTTTTTCCGGAATCCGTGTAGTCGAAGCGGTCCCAAATTTCAATTTGAACAAAGATGCCTCGGCGTTTCGTTTCAGACAACATTCGCTCAAAGCGTTGCCAATACTCTTGGTTCCATTGGCCGAGGTCATATTTTCCATTTTCAAGACACAAAAAAGGGTAGAGTTCGAAGCCTTTGTCGTTACGATCACTCATCGTGTTTCGAATCACATTCCCGCCTGCGGCAGCAATACGATCGAGTTGCGGAATCAATTGATCTTTGGGCCACTGGAACAAACTGTCATCGTCGCTGCCGCCCATCAGCATGACGGGCCGACCGCCAGCGGACCAATACCAAGGATTTTCGGGCCACGGTTCGATCGCAATGGCTGAATTGCAGTTGGCCACCACGAGTATGGCGAACAAGGGAAGGTAAGCGATTCGCGAGCTTGACTGGTTCATGATGGTATCCGGAAGGAAAGAAACGTTTTCACTTCGTTACCCTATCGTGGAACTGGTTTCAATTCCACTCATGCCTGAGTTGAAAATCGCCACCCTCGATGTGCTAACCAGGGTGTTAGCCGGTGTTGCCATATTAAATAGAGAACCAGAGGAATGGTATGGACTTTAGGAATTCTGAAACGTGAAGCATCCTTCCGTCGAGCTTGACATGTAGCTGCCACGTGTTGCTCCGCCCGGACAAGCTGGACGCAAGCAGGAAAAACACCCGCTGTGAAACTCGCTCCGTTTTTTAGTCCACGCTATTCGAGAACCAGAGAGTTTCTGAGGTTGTCTGCTTCCCGGTTGGTCTGCACCGCAGCTACCGCCGTCGGGACGGGCTGTCGATTTAATCGGTTTGACTCGACTGATTGTTTAACGCCAAGCCATAGGCGACCGATTATGGAAAAGCTGACGCCTTCGGCTAAGCGTTAAACGATTAAATCGACAGGCCGGGGAGCGGCGGGGGATGTTGGTTTTTGATCCGGTGGAGTTCACCGCGTTAAAACCGCCGCCCAATTGCTGGACCCTATCCGAGTACATCAGGGGGAAAACCCACTCAAATTCCACGAAGAAGCGACGAGGCAATGGGAAGCGGTTGCGTTCTGTTAATTGTGGGGGGCGACGTCAGCCGATCCTGCATTTAACATTTAATTAACATCGAACGGCGGAGAATGAGGAAGTCACGGTCAACGGTGGGGTTCCGGGAAGAGTGGCGGTCGTTTCGTTCGGCGGTCCCAATCTTGTTTTTCCCTGCATTCATGAGCCGATGACGCCAGGCTCGGGCATCCTTTCGTCAACGCTTTTATGACCGGTGGGCCCGGCTCTCAAAATGGGACCGTCGAAACGTGGCAATCTTACGATCGTGTTTTTTTAAAAAAAATTTGTGCATACGGCATTAGAACTGTTCATTAATTGTGAATTGTGTGGTAGATTGGCACTCTAGGGCAGAGATTTATGCGTTGTTACTGTCGCAAAGGTGCCGAGGGGTTGGATGGCCTGCTTCGCATCAATTTTGTTGAGAGACGCGTTCCATCGTATGGAGCCCCGTTCATGAACATTTTGTTGGAGGTGGAGTGATGGCAGTGATGCGTAAAGCAGGTGTGACATGCTGCGTGATATTTTTTGCGTTGCTAGGTCCTATGCTTTGGGCCGAGCAAGCTGGAATGGCTGGTTCGCAATCGCAGGAAACCGCCGAGCAGCGTTCAGAAAGATTGCAGTGGTGGAACGCTGCTCGCTTTGGGATGTTTGTTCATTGGGGCGTCTATTCCGTAACCGGCGGCGAATACAAGGGTAAGATGCCGACCAACAGCGCTGAATGGATGATGAACAAGGCCCGGATTCCAATTGCGGACTACAAGACAGAGAATGTCGATAAGTTCAACCCCACCGAGTTTGATGCCAAGGCGTTTGTGGAACTGGCCAAAGAGGCGGGCATGAAGTATCTCGTCATCACTGCCAAGCATCACGATGGCTTCGCCATGTTTCATTCGAAGTGCAGTCCCTACAACGTCGTCGACGCCACGCCGTTTGGGCGTGACATCATGAAGGAACTGGCCGACGCCTGTGCAGAGCAAGGGATTCGATTTGGTTTCTATTATTCACAGTGCCAGGATTGGCATCATCCTGGCGGCATGGGAAACAGTTGGGACAAGACGATCGAGCGAGTCAGTTTTGACGAGTATGTTCGAGAGAAGGCGGTTCCCGAAGCAAAACAGTTGCTGACCGATTATGGCCCCATCTCGATTTTCTGGTGGGACACTCCTCGAGAGATGAGCAAGGAGGCCTTTGAAAGTCTGCACGGTGTGACGGCCCTCCAGCCCGGCATCATCACCAATGATCGTCTAGGCAAAAACTCACCGGGCGACTACAAGACCTTTGAGCGGAATATCCCAAGGCTTGCTCCGGCGGGACAAGACTGGGAGGTTTGCATGCCCATCAGTGGCAGTTGGGGGTACAAGAAGTCCGATACCAATTTCAAGTCTGCGTCGACTCTCATTCGAAATCTGGCAGATATCGCTAGCAAGGGTGGAAATTACCTTCTGAACGTTAGCCCCACCGGCGAAGGGACGTTGTTGCCCGAAGCCGTCGATCGACTCAAGGCGATCGGTCGCTGGATGAAGACCAACAGCGAATCGATTTATGGCACGACTGCCAGTCCCTTGGGCCGTTTGGCTTGGGGACGTTGCACGAAGAAGGAAGTCGGCGACGGTACGATCCTGTATCTGCACGTTTTTGACTGGCCCGAAGATGGAGAACTGCTGGTGCCCGGTTTGAAGAGCCAGATCGAGCAGGCCTACCTGATGGCCGATTCGACGGCCTTAGAAACTCGCCGACAGGATTCGGGAATCGTCGTTGCCCTGCCTGCACGGGCCCCCGACTCGATCAACAGCGTTGTGGTGCTAAAGGTCCGCGGAGCATTGGACATTGAGGCCGGTTTAGCGATGCCCAACGAAGAGGGATCCTTGGTTCTTTCCGCCGACGTGGCCTATATCCACAACAACGAAGGGGCGGACCAAGCCCGTGTACAACACCAAGAGGACACTCCCAATATTGGTTATTGGACCGATGAAAACGCTTGGGTGGAATGGTCGTTTCAGGTCGATCGACCAGGGCAATATGAGATCATAGCCGAATTGGCCGTCGAGCAAGATTCAAGCCGTTTTCTGGTCGACTTGCCAGATCAGCAAGGGTTAGTGGAAGTCGCTTCGACCGGAGGGTATGGCAACTATGTCCATCGATCGCTGGGGAAGTTTAGCATTGACAAGGCGGGTAAGTGCAGCCTCCGTATCAAGCCCGACAAGGGCCATTGGCAGCCCATCAACCTTCGCAAGCTGGTCCTGAAAAAGCAATGAATAAAGACCGTAGGGAGAGGAATTGTCGCCAAGTTGGATGTTGTTGTTTGTTGAATTGAGGTGTTATGTCCATTGTTAAAGT
Encoded proteins:
- a CDS encoding alpha-L-fucosidase produces the protein MAVMRKAGVTCCVIFFALLGPMLWAEQAGMAGSQSQETAEQRSERLQWWNAARFGMFVHWGVYSVTGGEYKGKMPTNSAEWMMNKARIPIADYKTENVDKFNPTEFDAKAFVELAKEAGMKYLVITAKHHDGFAMFHSKCSPYNVVDATPFGRDIMKELADACAEQGIRFGFYYSQCQDWHHPGGMGNSWDKTIERVSFDEYVREKAVPEAKQLLTDYGPISIFWWDTPREMSKEAFESLHGVTALQPGIITNDRLGKNSPGDYKTFERNIPRLAPAGQDWEVCMPISGSWGYKKSDTNFKSASTLIRNLADIASKGGNYLLNVSPTGEGTLLPEAVDRLKAIGRWMKTNSESIYGTTASPLGRLAWGRCTKKEVGDGTILYLHVFDWPEDGELLVPGLKSQIEQAYLMADSTALETRRQDSGIVVALPARAPDSINSVVVLKVRGALDIEAGLAMPNEEGSLVLSADVAYIHNNEGADQARVQHQEDTPNIGYWTDENAWVEWSFQVDRPGQYEIIAELAVEQDSSRFLVDLPDQQGLVEVASTGGYGNYVHRSLGKFSIDKAGKCSLRIKPDKGHWQPINLRKLVLKKQ
- a CDS encoding DUF6298 domain-containing protein codes for the protein MNQSSSRIAYLPLFAILVVANCNSAIAIEPWPENPWYWSAGGRPVMLMGGSDDDSLFQWPKDQLIPQLDRIAAAGGNVIRNTMSDRNDKGFELYPFLCLENGKYDLGQWNQEYWQRFERMLSETKRRGIFVQIEIWDRFDYTDSGKNSRGSTHWHDHPYNPLNNVNYTSAESGFEKRYPDHPGSNRQPFFFTTPKQRNNETVLAFQTAFVSKMLDHSLSYDHVLYCIDNETNGDPAWSRYWAEFLHRRAASDGKQVMVTEMWDDWNLNAQRHRQTFDHSELYAYVDVSQNNHNKGQKHWDNFLFVRKYLNDKPRPMNTTKTYGADGNKFGHSDQDAIERFWRHLLAGAASIRFHRPDAGMGINDKAVACLQAARQVESQVSFWDLDPANKLLTERSENEAYAASNSDRSLSVVYFPKTEPARTVRLETGAASTKFEIRWIGIDIGAETQIEDARSDESKRIPLTPPLSGNVVAVVKRLPS